From Pseudomonas fluorescens:
ACTCATGGGCGGCTCACGATCTGAAAAGTGCTGGGCAGTGCGCTGAAATGGGGTTCTTGCGGGGGGCAGTTAACCATTTTGCGTAGGGTTTGGCACTGCTACTTAGGCATGAGGGGAAGGCTGTGCGACACTGGTCGCCTGTTTAACTGCCGGGGAACACCAGGTGCAGATCGATTTGAACAACCCCGAGAGCCTGACGCTGGTGGCCGTGCGCCAATTGATCGCCAGTGCCAGCGACGATGAACATACCCAGTTGCGCGTGACCAAGAGCGGTATCGCCTATATCTCATCGGGCAAAGCGGTGGGTGGCGTTGATATTGATGGGTTGCTGTTTCGTCTGGAAACGTGGGCCAAGGGCTCTGGGTATGTAGGCAATGTGGCGGCCAGCGACGAAGTCTGGGTCATGCAGATTTTCAATGCGCTGAAGGAGAACTGGCCGACGCCACGGTTTGACTACATTGATATCTACTGAGTACGTTCATATCTGGTCACGATTGGCCGGGCGAATGCCCGCGCTGAGTCAGGCAGACTTGCCCGCAGGCGATTTACGTCTTGAAACCAATCCGTCTGACGGCTGTCGCACGATCTCTGTTCATTTTTTATCATAGGAGGCTTCATGCCTTGGAAGCTCGCATCATTCGGTACTTTGTTGGCAGCACTCGCGTTGTCGGGTTGCAGCACCCCAGGTGCCTCTGAGCCAGCCAAAGACGCCGCCACGGCCGACACCGGCCATAGCCGCTGTGAGTCGAAGGCCGCCGAGTTCGCGATTGGCCAGAAAGCCTCGCCCCAACTGCTGGAGCAGGCCCGCGCCCGCGCCGGTGCGCAGAATGCGCGGATCCTCAAGCCCAACGATATGATCACCCTGGAATACCGCTCCGACCGCCTGAACCTGAACACCGACGACAACCTGGTGATCACGCGGGTCAATTGCGGCTGACAGCCTCCGGGTTTTTGCGCCACCCATAAAAAACCCCGTCACATGGACGGGGTTTTTTTAGCTCAGCGGAGAATTACTCGCCGCGAACCTGTGCAGCTTGCATACCCTTTTGGCCTTTCTCAGCCACGAAGGAAACGGTTTGGCCTTCTTTCAGGCTTTTGAAACCGTCGCTTTCGATAGCTTTGAAGTGTACGAACAGGTCGTCACCGCCACCTTGAGGAGTGATGAAGCCGAAGCCTTTTTCATCGTTGAACCATTTAACGGTGCCGGTTTGGCGATTAGACATGGTGTATCTCCAAGAAACATATATTTTCAGTAGTGCTGTGCTGCTCAGGCCAACTGGGCACACCGGGCTATCATAGTCGAAATGTTCGACTTGGGAGCCCCCCCAAGGCATTGTTTGCGAGTCAATAGCGTTGCGTTTACTACCTGAATCGGCTGAAAGCCCCGATCTACGGGGCTTTTGTGCGAAATATAAGCTGGTAAAAAAAGCCGTAAAAGCTGCGTAATTTGT
This genomic window contains:
- a CDS encoding I78 family peptidase inhibitor, which translates into the protein MPWKLASFGTLLAALALSGCSTPGASEPAKDAATADTGHSRCESKAAEFAIGQKASPQLLEQARARAGAQNARILKPNDMITLEYRSDRLNLNTDDNLVITRVNCG
- a CDS encoding cold-shock protein is translated as MSNRQTGTVKWFNDEKGFGFITPQGGGDDLFVHFKAIESDGFKSLKEGQTVSFVAEKGQKGMQAAQVRGE